catacataaatataatgataaaatttcaataattatagttattaatgttaattcataataataagataaattaaatttgttttctttaaaaatatttgacttCTTATTTGAAAGAGTTGTCATATTATTTTGTCCATTTACTTGAATTAAAGAGGTTTGTTCAAAAACAACAATTTACCTGGAAGAAAAATTCATGCTTAAGCTTGACGATTACCCACCCTATATTATTCCATTATTGGGGTAGATTCTctaggtagttttttttttttttgagtgcatTCAATCACTTGTCTTTCCTGTGGCCAACCAGAGTTCATTTTACCAGTCAGACCCTGCTTGGTATTTGGCCTTCTCCTCAAAGCTTCTTAAAGCTAATAGTTTAACAACCccgaaaaaattaattaaaaacttttcagAGAACAAATTCTTttagtaaaattaaaataaagcccCAAAAGCTCTGACATTTACACAGACTTCCCTggaatgtatatttaatgtccattaAATATACCCTCCTTTACATATATTTAAGcatggaaaacaaaagaaattgcGAACAAGTTTGCCTTGAAATCAAGTATTTTGCCATGTTATAATGATTACATGTTGTAATGTAATCATTTTACTATTGTTATGATtgctgcattgtttttttgccattttagaAGATTGCTGACTGACATAGCTCTGTGTCACAGTAAACAGAACATTTATCATtgaatcttttcatttttagatcaaaatatttatgaatattattCATCTCTGTACGACACTCTGGTAGCCCCTTCAAACTttgcttttttgtatttttaatgttaaaatatgttAACACGATTACTGTTTTAGCTTGTTTTATGTGAcgattgttattatttaaaaatgttttgaaacaACAACATTTCAGTTCATTTATGTCTACAGGTTTCATTAAGATAAgtgaataatgtacagtatagtgattGGTAGAAAAGTTAATTATtgggtatgtatgtatgtttataacaaataaatgcattcatttatacatataatttacataccggatcggtcgtggcccgggttaacaacgaccgccactggtgctgttgacctactgtacagggtgctggtggaaattgggctactgttggtcgaagaaggagaggaggcagagagatagagatgggaaggatgtgcagcaggttagagtgtttaaagatagagatggaaatgtactgacagatgccaggagggtaatgggaagatggaaggagtactttaaggagttgatgaatgaggaaaacgaaagagaacaaagagtagaagtggtgactgttgtggaacaggaagtagcaaatattggtagaagtgaggtgagaagggcgttgaagaggatgaaaagtggaaaggctgttggtcctgatgacatacctgtggaggtatggaagtgcttaggagaggtggcagtagagtttttgacaagtttgtttaacaagatcttggagagtgagaggattccagaggaatggaggagaagtgtattggtgccattttttaagaacaagggagatgtgcaaagctgtggcaattatagaggtataaagctaatgagccagacaatgaagctgtgggaaagagtagtggaagcttggttaagggcagaggtgagcatttgtgagcagcaatatggttttatgcctagaaagagtacatcagatgcagtatttgctttgaggatgctggcggagaagtacagagaaggtaacagggagttgcattgtgtctttttagatttagagaaagcgtatgacagcgtgccaagagaggagctgtggtattgtatgaggaagtctggagtggcagagaagtatgttagagtggtgcgggacatgtatgagagctgtaagacagtggtaagatgtgctgtaggtgtgacagaagagttcaaggtggagatgggtctgcatcaaggatcggctctaagcccctttttgtttgctctggtgatggacaggatgacagatgaggtaagacaggagtccccatggactatgatgtttgcagatgacattgtgctctgtagcgagagcagggaacaggtggaggaaaatttggagaggtggaggtatgctctggaaagcagaggaatgaaggttagccgcagcaagacggaatacatgtgtgtgaatgagagggacccaggaggatcggtgaggctacagggagcagaggtaaagaaggtgcaggattttaagtacttagggtcaacggtccagagcaacggagagtgtggaaaggaggtgaagaggcgggtacaggcaggttggaatgggtggagaaaagtgtcaggtgcgataaaagagtatcagcgagaatgaaaggaaaggtgtacaggacagtggtgagaccagcgatgctctacggcttagagacagtggcactgaagaaaagacaggaggcagagttggaggtagcagagctgaagatgttgaggttctctttgggagtgacaagaatggatagaattaagaatgagtttatcagagggacaacccacgttagatgttttggagataaagtcagagaggccagattgaggtggtttggacatgttcagaggagagattgtaaatatatcggtagaaggatgctgaggttggaactgccaggcaggaggtctagaggaagaccaaagaggagatttatggatgcagtgagagaggacatgaagttagttggtgtgagagaagaggatgcagaggatagggttagatggaggcaaatgattcgctgtggcgacccctgaaagggaacagccgaaagacaaagaagaagaaatgcaTTCATTTATACAATTGCATAACTAAAACGGCATTTTGTCTTTAAGCACTGCCTCTAAGTCCAGAGCATATTTGCATTACAAATTGTTTCCTTCCCTCTATTGAAGCTTCTAAATTTTCTAAAGATGTAAAACACTCTAGAAATCATCTCCCAGCCactacaatatactgtatttataatcaGAAgcaaaaagtgaagaaaaaaaaggatttacaataattaaacaacaatagctattttaaatgatttataccCAGCCTCGACCTCTGGGCTGGATAATGATAATCATTTAGATAAAACCTGTGCATGGTCCAGCACATTGGACAACATCAAAATCCATAGTATAGTATCGGGTATAAACGTATAGAGCCGACTCATCCACAGACCATCCTTCATGCAGCTTATTTCATACAAAAGCCTTTTTGTCATCTTGGATGACATCTTCATGAGTGTCATGATTATGCCAGTTGAAGCGCTTGGCTTGGAGACTCTTCAACTCGAGGATAAATTGCTTACAGAAGCATCTGGTGCAGCCATAGATGCGATTGTCTGTCACCTCATAGGTCGAGAAGAGCCTAATAATGTGtcaaccatttttttaattgttttttacttaatgacccacacatgcacaaatacGTGGAATAGCTCGgctcattaatatatatatttttttataaatgtagtgCATGTGGGCCGTGAGtggctatttatttaaaacaaacaaacaaagaagttcaatatccaaaaaaaataaagataaaaaataattcagcCTTATAATTCCCATACAACATTTCTGATTACAGCCACTACCATTACGGCACACAAGGGGGCCACGTACCACTTTGGGAAACACTGCTTCTATCCAATGTGCCCACTCGATTGGCTGCCGTGTGCCTTAATAGTGTTATTTTTAACCATGCACCTGCAGAGTTCTAGTCAATCTGGTATGCACTAGTCCTGTTCCTTTGTGTTGTTGTTCCTGTGAAtagttttgtgtaaaataaaggtAAAGTAAATTTATAGATTGGTCACATACAGTTTTCTAAGAAACTTAGGAGTTTTACTGCATTTTCCCCTGCAATGTttggttaattttttaatattattttaataaatatggaAATCTGCATCAGCCACATACATACAAACCTcttctgatattcagtacaacagcgtgaacttgagtgtgatattacttttatataacagttcTACAAATGTCATTTAGAGTGACAAATTTAGTTAAATGCCCCAGTGCTTTTGTACTCTATATCAGCATTCATAGAATTCCTCTTGTTGGGTCAAATTATTTGGTCAGAACTAAGGGTTGCAAAAGTTGAATTAAATGGATAAAATTCAATCATGATTGCACATTATATTGTTAACCAGTTTAGAGAAATACATCTACAAGAGTAGCTCATAGTGTTGACTCATTAATGGATGAGacaccactagagggcaatTTGTCTTTtagtggagagaaaaaaagtgacATTGTGTAAGCCCCATTggagaacataaaaataatacaactaTTTTAtcttggtttttatttttattatttcaattgaaaattgttttttttttttaaaggaagaaagaaaaatatcatCATGATTAGTAGGTTTTAAATTCAGAGCAAGGCAATGGGGAGGAGGTAAAAAGCGAGACAGCAGGCCACAAATACAGAGAGGAAGGAGAAAAAAGGTCTCAAGGGCAGAGGTAATCAGGACAAAGGAAAGAATTAGCCATAGTTTAAGAGGGAGCATGTAAATAATCTTGTGTATTAATTTCACATCCTTTTTATTGCATATGGAGAATTGTTGGtagtttgacaaaaaaaaaaaaggttgggtTGTTATTACTTTTGGGTTCAGGAACATAGTAATTTCTCTTaattaagaaagaaacaaaggtGGGGTGTGCTGCTATATAACAAACAATAGGGTGGATGTAATTAGCAATTAAGCTGCTATGTTGGTGGGGTTTACCTATAGCAATTTGACAGTGCTCATAATAGTAATTTATCATTTAAGATATTTTTCCCATTTATggttacatttaatattaaggAACATTCATTAATCAAGTTCCTGTTACCACTTTAAGTATTTTGGCGGATATAAACAGTTGTTCCTCCACCAGCTTCTCCTTTTCATTTATCATaaaattactataaaaaaagaagcttgTCAAGTTACTAAGAAACTATGGATGCCTCTGTTCTCAACAGCGTCCTGCATCTGAAAACTTAGCAGGAACATTTGTATCTCTAACTGATAGACAGCACTGACAGTGGAGACTTTAATAAATGGTAACTAAACATCTCTTTACAAAAAGCTTTTACGCACAACAATTccagacatttttaacatactTCTTTACGTGCAGCATCTGCCATACAAGTCCCTATTTAAGTTGTTATAGAAACCACAAGTGTTAGTACCCATCATTTCTAAATTCTACAGATTTTAGAAATACTGTAGTTAAAAGGTTAAggctaaaaatataaaaaatatagctgATAAGCTTTAATGTAgtaagtgatattattatttataattaatactaTATTAGGGAACTTAAAGAACATTCTGGATTGGATACCAACCCATTTCACGGCACAGATGATCACCCACTCACTTATCATACACCACATTATACACTAGTatcaatttaaaaacattaagcaCTGTTTGCAcattaaagaacaaaaagtaaaccagttttttttaaacgggttaATTTTTCGCTTGGTTTAGATTCATTTTTCACTGAGAAATGTTCAAgcaaattaaaatgcattactAAAATTCATGCGTAAACATTCTCACTGTTTAAAACTGCTTAAATGGAACTGGGGCTGGATCAAGAATGTTAACACAGGAGGAAGATCCATGTTCTGTACTGCTGAATATTTATGGGAAGGAAATTTATTTTGCAGCAATGTAAACATTGGCACaattaatattttcttataATTGTGGTAATTATCTGGGCAATATCTCAGAATGCTGAGTAGAAGAAAATGTCTTAATAATACAATACTGCTTCACACTTTACAAAGAAGACATGTAACCCATAGGGAACTGAACAGAACAAGGGACCAAATATTGAACATGTATATTAGCATGTTGAACTTGCCGAATAATTTACTTAgtaaacatgcaaacaccaggGTTTTGTTCTTACCACCGCCACCACCTTATAACTCCAGAGTTTGTTTTGGACTGGTTTTGTTTTGGTCCACATAAACTAACAATtactgttagttttttttacagaccCCAGTAAAGGCCTTTTCAAAGCTTTGAATGTCATTTCATGTGAAAGGTGtcattacatttacaaataCCAAAAACTAAACTTTTTGTGTTGTTGTGCAGCAGCAGAAACGTTTTTGAGCATTGGATCCACTATATAATGCATTTTCATCTTATCATCCCCATCTACAAGCTCTCATTAAATATGTAAGCAGACATTAGTAAATACTTTGTAGAATGTAGCAAAGATGATTGTTATCTTTGCAGGGTGCTTTtagctcatactgtatgtatatctaACTCATTAAAGAACAAAAGGACTAAAAGGTAAGAATATTTCGGTAGGATTAAGAAACATTAAAAGAAATGAGattcaaaagaaattatttctGGGTTACATCAGATGATGCAATAGAAAATTGCTAAACTTATCTTTGAATAGAGTTTAAGCACTTCCACATTTTACAGAGTTTAATTGGTTTAGTTGCTGAAAAacgtaataaatattaataatagaaaataatagaaaaagtcCACAGATACAAAAGGTTTCTACACTCCCATAAAGTGCAAGTGAAGACAACAAAatgcaaaccaaaaaaacaaaacaaaacaaaaccaaaaaaaaaagccctccCCACTGTGGTTTTAGATGTTGCACTTGTAAGTAGTGTGATAGGTTGTCACTTGTGCAATTTGTCACAAAAGTTCCATTTCTGATGACCCACTCAACCtcatcacattttctttttatagcaATGCCTTTAGCGGCATCTTAAACTCTACAAGAGGTGTAATGCAGTAAATGATTTGCAGAATTTGCATGCAAAAGAATACATACAGGAGAGACATTTAGAAACTGAAAATGATCTTACAGAGCTGAAAGGAAATGAACACCATGCACAGTGTAGatagtttaaaagtttttttcctttagaatCTGTAGTTTCATGTTTACTCACAAGTGGTGGTTTTAACACCACTGAAAAATGCAGTGCATCATATGTCACTGAAGTTTACTAAAAAATGCACAGGGGTAAACACTACCCCAATACTTCATTACTAGAATTAGGTTTTATTTGTTGAACTTACTCACCAAAAATATATACCTTAAATATAACAGAATTTAATTGCTTGTACTCTTTCTTAACTACTTTTCCAAACAACAAGAACTGCAAAACATGTCACTTTTTAATTGCCTTAGGACCTTTTAAAGTTCTTGTTATAAATCTCAAAGATATCTTCTTCTCCAGTCCAACCAGTACCAGTAAACCAGTGGCATAACCAGGGGATGGATCCCCCAACATAGAATATGCAGTACTTtcttgtattaaaaaaagtcttttaaacacACTGGTAATGCTGTTAAAGCATACCTCCATTCAGCCATCAGTGTAGCAGTGTAGAATCGCATTGTAAAACTACAGAGAGACTAGCAGACAAAATAGTGCCTTGTTCAGATTTACATCAGGTCTTACAACACaccccatccatccatccacctctGTGGCCCAACTAGGgattgtggaggccaatggttaccattgcatttattcccattttgtacaaccgtggtaggacctctggtccacatttacacactaccaGCAATGTGGAtaggccaattagcctaataagcatgtctttggactgtgggagaaaaccagagaacacccaccaagcacagcaaacttcatgcacacagacccaatgcAGGAATGGAATCCAagatctggaggtgcaaggcaacagtgctaaccagtaagcCCTTATGAGTCTGTAGTGGCCAGTGCCATTTTCTACGCTGTGGTGTGCTGGGGTGGTAGCATGAAAGTTTCAGATATGAAGAGATTTAACAAACTGATCAGAAAAGCTGGCTCTGTGGTGGGCGAGGAACTGGACAACATGAAAACTGTGGCTGAAAGGAGAACATTGTCCAGACTTCAGTCAATCATGGACAATGTAGATCACCCACTCCACAATGTGGTGGACGAACTGAGAAGTACTTTTAGTCACAGACTCACCAACTTAAAGTGTTCCACCGCACGCCACAGAAAATCCTTCCTTCCCACTGCCATCAGACTTTACAACTCCTCCCTcagtcacacacccacacagtaATCCGTGCAATAGCCTGCTGCTTTACTGCTCAGTGCATTATTTTTGCTATAATGTGCAATAGTCTACTATGTGCAATACTGTGGAATGTTCTTACCAGGTGTTAAAACATTATGATGTGCAGTTTTATTTGTTGTTCTCTAAATGGGTGCTAAATCACTTTATTACTTGCAATAACTTATGTGCAATTGTCTTCATGTGCAATATTATTACTACTTGTTTAATAttacttttcattatttaatattacttaATAGTATTTAATTACCACTAATTTTCTGTGCAATAACTTATACTAAACTTCCACTTATGTCAGTAGTTTTTCACTCAGCTGTGGGacttacagatagatagacattgTGTGTAGCATAGTTTGTATATTGTAAtgtggttgttttctttttacagattttattcagattttatttagattgtattctattttatttacttttatttaatattgtttttgtgtctctgtgtctttgtgtgttatgGCTGTCATCACATAAGCAATTTCCTGAGGGATCAATAAagttttctgattctgattcttacagtacatcacaCACAAGAGCTCTATAGAAAGAAATGACAAGATGCTGGCTCCTCTTGCAATTATAACTTCTTGCTAAAATGACATTTAGGTAAGCAAATTGGAAGACAAAATTGAAACATCTTACTGATGTTTAATTGTTGGGGCCAAACAATGTGCTCAACTACTCtagggcagtggttctcaaacattttctgtcattcctcACTTAAGGGtggggcgaattttcaagcctcacttgtattaatgatccatttctttgcgcgtgattgtttagtttcgagtatccaatctttattgtcaatagagaaaagcatgaataagaataggtactttcctattattttccactaatttcctcccgttcattgcgtcccacctgtcatgtctgtattccccactagtggggcgcgccccacactttgagtaCCACGGCTCTAGGGACACATAGGCCCTGTAGTAAAAGTAGTAGGTGCTCCTTAATCGTATCTTTAACAGTTTTAGTATTAGAATTAAAACTGTTCGcatgaaaacatttaataagttatatttacttttaaaatatcaatacatttacattatgcttaaatacatttaaaaataaacttcttACTCTAACTTTAAATTGctgatgaaaatgtaaaaaataaatgaaattttgtttatgttataatttttttcaggaTTTGTATTTATCAAACTTATTAagacattttttatgtaaatcaatAAAAGAGCTGAAAAACTGTAGGCCTTTTTGTAAAGGACAGATCTTTCTCAAGACTGACTTGAGAAAGATCTGTCCTCTGTGTTGTGACAAAGTGTTTTGTCACAACTCCTCCCAAAGCCATTTCACATTTTAACCAAAATTTAATGACCAACAAACCACATGCTGTTGGGCAAATTCTTTATTTGTTGGTTATTGTGAGTCAAGAACGTGTGTATAcatcatatgaaaaaaaaagatatgtctTCTTATACCTACAAAATCGGGAATTGTTCAAGCTGATTTAAAGCTTTGAAACAGTAGATGGAGGATTTTATAGGGCTTTCATACTTAAAAAGGTTGTGAGTTTCTCTCACTCGCTTGAGACACCACTTATCCCCAATTACTGTAGTATAGAGTAATTACGGGAGAGAAATGAAAATTCTCAGTGGGAGTAGGGTGAAATGTTGGAAGTCCAGGTGTTTCAGGAGAGAGATGGTGCAGGAGTGCTGGAGTGCCGAAAGCTTTTAATAAGCATGATTTGCCACAAACAGGGACTCTCCTGCTGCTGCTCCTTTATCTCCAGTTGATTCATATTTACCAATGCATGCTGCACTGTTGGCctgatgaaacagaaagtgaTATTTTTAGTCTACAAGTATAAGCaactaaaaaggaaaaaaaggaaataaccTGTGGAGCTTAATATTAGATGATTAGAATGCAATGTGTTGAGATattgtgttaaaatatatatatatataccaaggCTCTCTTGATGTACTCCTCCTGGCAAGCTTTTCCATTCTCCTTCTTGCCTCCCCAGGCTTTGAGGGCTGAAGCCTGCAGGGCACGGCCATAAGAGAAGGTGAGTGCCCAAGGTTTGTGAAGAGGGCATGTATTTATGGCATTTAGGTTGACTGAGGCCTCCTCCTCACTCTGTCCTCCAGAAAGAAAAGTAATGCCTATAGGAagatagaaaaaaacatttaaaaaggagACTGGAGTAAGCAATGAAAACAGTGTTCTATGCATCTTAATCTGAGACTATGCTTATCTGAAGGAtcttaatgaataaaattaagaaCCACATTAACTTAAAGTTAGCATGTGGTCTTAACAAAATATTTCCATTATGTGGTAATTTTAACAAATCTATGAATTGCATTAAAAGCTTGATAAAATAGATTACATCCTAGTACACTTTATGTGTATATGGTAAGACATAGCACATTATGGTTTTATGTTAGAATGTGGAATGTATAAACATTTATGAGTCTCTTACTCCTTATTAAATATgggataaaattatatttttattttcagtaagaATTTCCTGATGacgttatttttttaaaggttaagggccaatgtttgtatttaaatgtagagGTTTTGACACCACTGAGAAACTTCATTTCACACGCCTCTAAACATAGAAACGTGGCAACCATAAAAGGCTGAATTCCAAGCAATGCTTGAAGACAACAATGCATAATTAGcaaaaacaggaagaaaatTAATCTGTATCCACAATAATATTGATGTGAATTTTAGACTTAAGTTACAATAAGTCACCTTCTTAACACAGTGTTATTACCTGACTATTTAATAATGTCGGCAGAGAACATAGAAATATGCAGCTTTAGTTGACTTTAGGGCCTGACAACACTTTAATATGTGACTGAGTATGACTAACCAGGAACAGCTGGGGGCACGGTGCGACGCAGGGCAGTAACAGTGGCCATTGCAATTTCCTGGGGGGCGTACTTGTGAGAGCAGGAGTGGCCAGCAGTGACCATGTTAGGCTTGAGCAGAGTGCCCTCAAGGTAAACATGGTGTTCAGACAGGGCTTTGTAAACAGCTGCCAAAACCTTCTCAGTTACATACTGGCACCTCTTCAGATCATGGTCACCATCAGGTAAAATCTCAGGCTCCACAATTGGCACAATGCCATGCTGGTAAAAGAATTAACAGCATATTGCGCTTAAAGTCCTATGGAGAATTGTTATGCCATTGTGTGTGACAATGAGTGAATCTTACCATCTGGCAGATACTAGCATAACGTGCTAGGACATTAGCATTTTCTTTGATGGCCAGGCTGGAGGGGGTGGTCGGGGTAATCTTCAGCACACAACGCCATTTGGCAAAATCAGCTCCATCCTTCTTGTACTGAGCACAACGCTCATATAGGCCATCCAGACCTAAGAAAAAACAACGTGAAAGAAAATTGTTTTAGAAAGCTAtaacaaacacataaacacgAAGAGTGTGACGGctgagcttaaaaaaaaaactatgaatgGAGAACCCACCTTGGGTAGTGGTCTCTCCATTGGTTCCAGCCAGAGGGACTACACCTTTGTCAACCTTGATGCCCACTACCATGCCTCTCTCCTTGATCAGTTGAGGGAAGAGCTTGCCATCATCAGTCTTTTGGTAAAGGGTCTCATGAAAGAAGATGACTCCTCCAATGCAAGGCTTAACACGGTCATCGGCAGTAAAGAGCAGCTGACGGTAGAGCCTCCGGTTCTCCTCAGTGTTCTCAGCATTGATGCTCTGGAAGCGTTTGGCTACGCTACCTGTGGCAGTAGTGCACCATTGAGtgagaaaattttaaataaattacaataaaaaaaattgcaatgtgGTTTGATTTGATCAGGTTTCTAGTGTACAGAATGCTTGTTTATTGGTGTAATGAATTGCCAAAGGCATTCCGCAGAAATGTACAGAGTTGGCATATACATGATATTTGACACTATTTGAGCGTACCTGTGGATTCATCAGCAGCGAGGATTCCCTTTCCAGGTGCGACAATTCTCAGGGCAATGTCACTGAGCTCTTTTTTCTGCTCAGGGCTGAGGAACGGGTATGCGTGAGGCATTGTGACTGCa
The DNA window shown above is from Clarias gariepinus isolate MV-2021 ecotype Netherlands chromosome 14, CGAR_prim_01v2, whole genome shotgun sequence and carries:
- the aldoab gene encoding aldolase a, fructose-bisphosphate, b; protein product: MPHAYPFLSPEQKKELSDIALRIVAPGKGILAADESTGSVAKRFQSINAENTEENRRLYRQLLFTADDRVKPCIGGVIFFHETLYQKTDDGKLFPQLIKERGMVVGIKVDKGVVPLAGTNGETTTQGLDGLYERCAQYKKDGADFAKWRCVLKITPTTPSSLAIKENANVLARYASICQMHGIVPIVEPEILPDGDHDLKRCQYVTEKVLAAVYKALSEHHVYLEGTLLKPNMVTAGHSCSHKYAPQEIAMATVTALRRTVPPAVPGITFLSGGQSEEEASVNLNAINTCPLHKPWALTFSYGRALQASALKAWGGKKENGKACQEEYIKRALANSAACIGKYESTGDKGAAAGESLFVANHAY